Within the Medicago truncatula cultivar Jemalong A17 chromosome 4, MtrunA17r5.0-ANR, whole genome shotgun sequence genome, the region TTCTAAAGGTATTCGTACAGACCCATCTTCCGTGACATCATCATCCAAGTCTTCAAAAGGAGCTGCTGTCGGTGAACCATCTGTTGGGGTGAAGTCCACTGCACCAAAGTTCAAAGAAAGACCAAATCCAATTAAGTCAACGAAAcgacttaaaagtgattatgaaaaaGCTAGAGAAAGGCAGAAATTCCTTATAAATCGgaagaaacaaaagagagatgatgaagctttaaaaaaaaaagcggtcactgattgattgtttttatgttataagtTTGTAATAGATTTTATTAGGAATATTTTGATATGATCTATTGGAAATTATACATTCACATTCTTTATTGTTATGTATTGATGATTATAGGTTGTTACAAAACCATTAGACAATTAGTTTGGTTTCACATTTGAACattcttataaattttaattaaattgaacattCTTATCACATATGTTTTTACATagaacactatcaaaaccattagaACCATGtaccaataataattttgatcaaaaccattacaccataagtatggttttacctagtacactatcaaaaccattacaccataagtatggttttagTATTCCATACacctaattttgatcaaattttaattaaattcaacattcttgggcctaaaataactgtttatcacatttgtttttatttagaaaaccaTTAGAACCATGTACGGataataattttgatcaaaaccaTTACAtcataagtatggttttacctagtacactatcaaaaccattataccatacttatggtttcagtattccatacacctaattttgatcaaattttaattaaattcaacattcttgggcctaaaataactgtttatcacatttgtttttatttagaaaaccaTTAGAACCATGTACGGataataattttgatcaaaaccattacacaataagtatggttttacctagtacactatcaaaaccattataccatacttatggtttcagtattccatacacctaattttgatcaaattttaattaaattcaacattcttgggcctaaaataactatttatcacatttgtttttatttagaaaaccaTTAGAACCATGTACGGataataattttgatcaaaaccaTTACACAATAAATATGGTTTTACCTAgtacactatcaaaaccattataccatacttatggtttcagtattccatacacctaattttgatcaaattttaattaaattcaacattcttgggcctaaaataactttttatcacatttgtttttatttagaaaactATTAGAACCATGTACGGataataattttgatcaaaaccattacacaataagtatggttttacctagtacactatcaaaaccattataccatacttatggtttcagtattccatacacctaattttgatcaaattttaattaaattcaacattcttgggcctaaaataactatttatcacatttgtttttatttagaaaaccaTTAGAACCATGTACGGataataattttgatcaaaaccaTTACACAATAAATATGGTTTTACCTAgtacactatcaaaaccattataccatacttatggtttcagtattccatacacctaattttgatcaaattttaattaaattcaacattcttgggcctaaaataactttttatcacatttgtttttatttagaaaactATTAGAACCATGTACGGataataattttgatcaaaaccattacaccataagtatggttttacctagtacactatcaaaaccattacaccataagtatggttttagTATTCCATACACCTAATTTTgagcaaattttaattaaattcaacattcttgggcctaaaataactgtttatcacatttgtttttatttagaagACCATTAGAACCATGTACGGATAATAATTTCGATCaaaaccattacaccataagtatggttttaccTAGTACACTATCAAAACCGTTataccataagtatggtttcagtattccatacacctaattttgatcaaattttaattaaattcaacattcttgggcctaaaataactgtttatcacatttgtttttatttagaaaaccaTTAGAACCATGTACGGataataattttgatcaaaaccattacaccataagtatggttttacctagtacactatcaaaaccattacaccataaatatggttttagtaTTCCATACacctaattttgatcaaattttaattaaattcaacattcttgggcctaaaataactgtttattacatttgtttttatttagaagACCATTAGAACCATGTACGGATAATAATTTCGATCaaaaccattacaccataagtatggttttacctagtacactatcaaaaccattataccatacttatggtttcagtattccatacacctaattttgagcaaattttaattaaattcaacattcttgggcctaaaataactgtttatcacatttgtttttattaagaaaaccaTTAGAACCATTtaccaataataattttgatcaaaaccattacaccataagtatggttttacctagaacactatcaaaaccattataccatacttatggtttcagtattccATACACCTAATTTTGTGAATGATAAAACATATTGCACCCTTCACCCAAGCTTTTGGATTCTCTTGAGTCTTCAATATTCTCTCCAAATTAGTCACCCTTACAGAAGCAGAATAATTTCCATTCAGCCCTAATTCTATCCTCAATCTCTTAATTGCTTCCACAGAGCAGAGATCAAGGTTAATCTGCTTCCCCACCATTGGAAGCTCATAGACCCGATGTACATCTTCCTCTTTCAATGGAAGTACCTCGGTCTTGCTTAATGCTATCCACATGTTCTCTTTGTCAAAGTTTTTAACCATCCAATCCACAAAGAAAGTATGGACTCTGTTCCAGTTGCAGATATGAACCATTCCCCCAAAGCCACTTTCATTCAATACGTTAATGATCTCATCCTTTCTTTGTTTGCCATTTACTGAATTCATAAGATCATATACCTTAGGTATACTCATCTTATGCCTCAGTCTTTGCTTTGCATTTTCCTCATTTTCCACATCTGAACTTTTAGCCTCTTCATTCCTGCCCTCCTCTTCCATTTGAGTTAGTCCAATACTGAATGATGGCAATGGCTCTAGCTCTTTAGTTTTTTTCACCTGCATGAGCAAAGAAAACCATTAAATACATCttatggttttggagtacaatgGTTGGAACTTCtgtgaaaaaacaaaacacataagAACTCAATTAAAGTTAATTAATGTGGTTCACCTTAGAATCAAGGGTTATGTCCAGAACCATAAGAGGAAACAGATTACATTGTGATCTTGCAAATTATAGATATATAGTTTAATGAACACTCACATATTTTGTCTAAGTTTCTAAAGAACAGACCTTCAGACATTCCTCTTGTAAGTTTCCTCTCATGTTTTCttgtattttgaattaaaactaaagaACTCGTTATATAAGAGTCCCAAATACACGAAAAAAGTGCTAACATAGAGATGTCACTATTAGAAATTTAGAATAACTACCAATAACCAACGGTCTTTAGATTTTTTCTTCTATCTTATCAAACACATGTATTTATCATCTCAGTGTTCAATGAAACAATTGAAACTTTGtagttaagaaaaattcaagtggGCCAGAGAGAGATATAAGACGATGCAGACACACACAAATGCAGAGAGAGTTCAAGACAAAttcaattcagttttttttcctcTTGGATTGAAGCCTCTCGTGAGACTTGATGCTCACCCAGAACTACCATTCCACCATTCATATGTTATTTCCAACATTCAACATTGTGCAAGTCCAAGCAGTGCATGAATTTGTTATGTGTGATCCTATTCCTATCAGTTAGGCTCACATAAATTTTCTAAACTTATGTATCTTGTGATTTGTGAATTGTAGATGGAGTTCAGTGAAGAATTCCTTTTCTCAAAAGTGATTACTCACtcacattttcttgttttttgaaCTTGGAATAAAGACCTTATATTGCATAACCAAATATATGGAAGAGAGCTAATAGGGAGGAGCAACAGTTAGAATAACTGACAGCATCATATGGTCTTCAGATATTTGCTTCTATCTTATTAGATACATTTATCCATCATATCAGTGTTGAAATATAAGACACAACACAGTAGACTATCTTATTAGTTTACAAGTGACTGTGAATTATAGGGATCtttattcttgaattttttcatgaataGAGGTATCtagaaatttgattaagaaacaTGCAGTCATGTTCTTTCATTTCAATTAGAAAATGCAGGACACATATTATATCACATATTTATTGTAAGGGTCTTATAGCTAGGTCTGTTTGGTTCTGCAGTTATTTTGAGTGATTGAGAATACACTTCATTGCAGTGATCACTGGAGGAAAAATATTCCAGACCTAGCAAAATCCCACCGCATATACTCTATTGATCTTATTGGTTATGGATATTCAGACAAACCAAATCCTCGTCAAATAGAAGTGTCCGTGCTACATAGCGTATCAAATCAAATGATGACaggacacatgtgattacattgaattgtctaattttctcaaattgtgTCTGACGTGTCGTATCAGCACTGTGTGTGTCCGAGTGCATGCTTCATATCATAGGTTAACTATCACTAGCAGTTCAGTGTTAAGCACGAAGAGTCAAAACATGAATCATAGAGCATACATCCAGCAACAATTAAAAACATAGCATGAACTATACAACAACAAATTGAGATTGATGAAATCAAAACATCAAAGAAACATAgataaaacaatttatttcagAATCAATGAAAAATACCTTTCAATTGAACAACATTGCAGCATAATGAACAAATTATTGCTCGTACTAAAAAATCAACGAAGAAATTATTGCTCGTACTAAAAATGACAGCAGATAGAATTGAAGACTTACCCTTTTTTCCAtctttttaccctttttttttcctttatcttcATCAGATGCTTGCTCCTGCTCTAATTGCGTAAGTCCAATACTGAAGTTTGGAATTGGCCCCCCGTCGTTAGATTTGTTAACCTGGATCAAAGAAATCAATTACCAGCATCAGATGATTATAATATACTTGAGTCATTAatccaaagaaaacaattaccaGCACCAAATGGTTTTAGTGTACAACACATAGAAACCATTTCCACGTAAAAATGGTTTTGGTTGAAATCAAATTTACGATCAATAAAGAAGTCCAGTGCAAACCTGATTTGATTTCGACATGTTGCTGTTTGTTGAAGATGTTGTAGTGAACGAAGGCGTTGGAAGTGAACGACGGTGTTGGAAGTGAACGGCGACGACGGTGGTGGTGAAGAGCTGGTGTAGTGAACGACGGTGTCTCCGGTGGTGAAGAATGACGACCTTGTGTTGATGAAGAACGGCGGCTAGTGTTTCCGGTGGTGGAGGTTGTTTCCGATGGACCTCGTGTTCCGATGGTGGTGGAAGGTGAAGAACGGCGATTGGAAGAACGACGATGGTGGGGAAATCAAAACAGTGGTGGAGAACGACGACCTTGAGAAATGATGGCGATTGATACAGTGGTGAAGAACGACGGCGATAGTTAACGGCGACGGTTTCCGGTGAGAGGTGAAAGAGAGGTGGTTGTTGAAgaaatgaattttgatgaaatgaatattttattttgttttgccaGTTTTACTTGTTTTCTGTTTTGGGGGGTGTAGGAAGCAGAAAATTTGTTGGGCTACTATTAATGGGCCCTATTAGCAATccttatgcagggtgcataaggaaaatccttatgcaccataaccacacCCCTGTTTGGGAGGGGAGGACTTTGAAAGGCTAAGtctatattttaaaacatattagatattttttaaaaattgaaaaaacatgataaatgatcacATAGTACTTTAATCAcacttaatttaaaattgaaaagcaagccctcccctccaaaactctcCAATGTTATCCCTTAGTGCCAAATAAgcttaaaatgatatatattttttggttttttaatttgCTATATATGAATTCAAAGCAGTTATAAAATAAGGGAAGAAACTATAGAAATCAAtttaaattgttgaattaaCAGAGAATTTATGAAACTATAACCACTTTaagtttatatattatttattttcaacaaaaataaaacataagagAATGAAGAAAAGGTAGTTATTACCAGAAGTAGATCAGACGAAAGAGAGAACAACAACGTGAGACAATGGTCGGAACAACCTTAAACCCTCATTTCAGAATCACGCACGATAACAAAAGAAACTGCATCCATCCGAGAAAACGAAGTGAGTGTGTTTTTATTGGGCCCCCGAATTCGTTGGATACGGGTTTtggtcatttttttattttttttgttttttttattaggcctccaaacaatttcttttgatgatttctcaatctaccCCCTCATTTTACTGGAGACAACTTCCTACTTTAGAGAATATAGGGAAGTTGAATTGAGAAGTCATTAATTTTTAAGTGTGCAAAGAtatcaaaattcacttttttaagtaaaattatTTGGTAAGTTCTTATGTATTCTGGAGTTTGGTTGAGTACCAATACCTTATAggtaaaattcattcaaaatttgaCATAATATGAATAATTCGTTACTAAATACATAACCAACCAAACTTTGAAGAGTACCATTGCGTTGACCGAAATGTTTTTCACATGAAAATAATGGCAccataaaagttatttttacgGTTCAATGTATTTTGTTTTCTAACTGAAGAACAACTCTTTTTCAGGTGATCGAAACTAAGCACCTCGAGGTAACAATGTAAAATTCTTAATattgtaaatattatttttagaaaattatataCCAGTAATGTCTGCTTTACAGTATTGTTTTTCTAGAAAATAATGAATCATAACTCAGAgtgctatatatatatcatgtacACACTTTTCAATCTAATTCAATATGTAACCACATGAGTATTCATATGCTCTTTAATGAGTATGACCTTTAGCCCTCTAATACCATGTTTCTTCACAGTAACGAGCACCAGTTACTAAGCTGATTATGATTCAGATTTTCTACATCATAGATGAAGTTTGGTAAAGCTGAATATGGACATGAAGTTTGGTTGGAGAAATGAGGTTAATTTagttataaaatatattaaatgataAACTAATCATAGATGTTTTCTTAGCCTAGTTTGTCAAGGGCCACAAATGTTTCTTGACCTCACTATAAAATTTTCAGGTCTCTAAAGGTGAATGGTattgaactcggttatactaaAGGTATGCAAGACAAAGATAAAATAGCATGGGGATGTAGTCGAGATAGCAATTATTCGGTTAAGTCAGCATACTATTTCATCATGGACAGAAGCATAGATAACTCGCATCTGTGCAAACCAGGGGAATGGGATAAGCTCCGGAAGCTGAAGATATCGAATAAAGTCAAGGTGTTCCTTTGGACAGCTTTATGCGGTATGCTGCGAACAAGATCGAGGTTGATACAAAAAGATGTGTTGCAGATTGCAGAAGAAATTGTGCTTGCTGCCTAAGAGGATTGGAAAATGAGCAGCATGTGTTTCTTTAATGTGATGCTGCAAAGGAAGTATGGATGGAAGTAGGAATATGGGAGCTAATTCAGTCTATAGTGAAAGAAGCTGAAGGTTTCTGGAGGCCATAATGCATATGCGGTCAAATTTATCAAGTGAGCAAATTGTGTTATGGCAATGAGAATATGGAGTATTTGGTGGAAAAGGAATGGCATTGTGTGGGAGAATTGCAGTAGAAGTAGCTTTGAGGTTGCAAGAAGAGCTGTAGATACATTACAAGATTTGAGGGCAGTTCATGAGAACCACAGTGCAGCCTCAGATCACAGAAGATCAGGAGGCAATATCAGATGGCAAAAACCACGAGGAGGCACGCTAAAACGTAACATACATGCGGCTCTTTTTCTGACAGGGAATAAGTTTGGTTACGGAATACGGACTATGGCAAGCACTGCGTTGCTACAATTGTTGAACAATCATCATATTCAGATCAAAATGGATTGTATACAGGTTGTGGAAGCTGTCTACAATAACAATCATAACAACATTGCAGCAGGTGTTAACAAATAAAGTATTATATACCATATCCATAAAAGAATACAACAAGTTCAATTTCAGTCTGCTGATACCACCTTTGCCAACCTATAGGATAATCACATACCTCTCATTGTTACGAGAATAAGCAATTAAATTGAATTCTTGCTTGTTGAGACTATTTTGAAGATCATTCAGGAGCAAATCAACTTCTAAGGCAATTCATTCCAAGGTTGAAGCCCATGAATCATGTTAAACGCAACAAGAAAAGATTAAGTGAAAATGCAAATACATAAGGTAAAAATTTTCAAACTATATTCGTGTTCATCATCATTTTACAAAATGTGTAAATGAAAAAAGCGTGCCTAAGATATTTAGAAACATCATATTAGAATCAAATTGGATAATAGGAGCACTATTTAACTAGGTTGTTactagattaaaaaaaaaaaactaggttGCTACTTAAACTTGATGGAAAAGAAAGATGAATCAAACCCTGACAATTAATTGACCTGAGTGAAGGAAGGAGGCATGAGAATGAGAGTTGAATTGCATAAAttcaaaaagatataaatatatgaagCTTAGGTTTCGTGGGgggatatataaatatatgtttaatgTTCTAGCTTTGAGgtattgaagaaataaaaaaagattttaagcatatgaaattgaagagaaaagatTAAACATTCCAAataggtgtgtgtgtgtgtgtgcgcgcatGGATGAGTGAATAGAAAGATTGTGAGAACAAGTTCTTGATTGTCAGGGTAGCGCAAAGGGAAGGGGTAATTGTGAGCGGGTATCTTTGTTTTGAGTTCTTACAAGTCCCACATCGACTAAAGCGCAAATTAAAACTGAGCAGTTCATATATAAAACTAAGCAATCCAAAGCTTTGTTATTGCTGTGAAATAACTTACGGAGCTGTCAAATACAAATTTCATCCCACAAATAGTAATGCTCTGCTGTCAAGCTTACGGAGCTGGACAAATTATTATGCTTGGTCTTAAGATACAAAGCTGGTATTGCTGGAAGTTTCACTCTTTTAGTAATTCCACAAATGTTCTCActttgtttcaattttcaagcCCAAAAGTTACTTCAGGCTCAAGGTAAGGTTAATGTCATTGCATGGATTGGGTATTTCCCCTGCAAGCATCATTACTAATGAACAAATTGCAACACTCCGTAGAGAAATGCGATCTTGTAAACGGATATACCACTAAGAAGTTTGGTTGTTTATGAAAGGAGAAAAGAATAATTTGTTTACAAACAACAGAAAACAATAATTTGGAAGTAACAGCTATCAGTATTTTTCCATGGAGGAAGCAATGATATAGGTCACATGACATCCATGCTTTACCATGAAGAAACTTATTTCATTACCTACAAATGCAATGATCAAATGCAAAAAGTAAGATGGAA harbors:
- the LOC112421339 gene encoding uncharacterized protein, translated to MSKSNQVNKSNDGGPIPNFSIGLTQLEQEQASDEDKGKKKGKKMEKRVKKTKELEPLPSFSIGLTQMEEEGRNEEAKSSDVENEENAKQRLRHKMSIPKVYDLMNSVNGKQRKDEIINVLNESGFGGMVHICNWNRVHTFFVDWMVKNFDKENMWIALSKTEVLPLKEEDVHRVYELPMVGKQINLDLCSVEAIKRLRIELGLNGNYSASVRVTNLERILKTQENPKAWVKGAICFIIHKIRCMEY